In Deltaproteobacteria bacterium, the following proteins share a genomic window:
- a CDS encoding TetR/AcrR family transcriptional regulator codes for MHEPKTSDVKEAIIRESTRLFLANGFRGTSVKEITEAAGIGRGTLYWYFKSKEEILITIFRKFETELLDKLSETVRGCKGDFTVRYRLFHKYSTEFARDNRDLCLAFNTLLNEISGTHTEAEKVAKAVYGKFDIIVEGMLEAGKRDGSVNRDVDSALYAHAVIACHTGMLVQWLVKGESLDARAFVKTVRDFILKGLTQKGP; via the coding sequence TTGCACGAACCTAAAACCAGCGACGTCAAAGAAGCAATAATCCGTGAAAGTACACGACTTTTCCTGGCCAATGGTTTTCGGGGAACGTCGGTAAAAGAGATCACCGAAGCGGCTGGCATCGGAAGAGGTACCCTTTACTGGTACTTCAAGAGCAAGGAAGAAATCCTGATCACTATTTTTCGAAAATTTGAAACCGAATTGTTGGACAAATTAAGCGAAACGGTACGAGGCTGTAAAGGAGATTTCACCGTCAGGTATCGCCTTTTTCATAAGTACTCAACAGAATTTGCCCGGGATAACCGGGACCTGTGCCTGGCCTTCAACACCCTTTTAAATGAGATATCCGGCACCCATACCGAGGCCGAGAAGGTGGCCAAGGCGGTTTATGGGAAGTTCGATATCATTGTTGAGGGCATGCTGGAAGCCGGGAAACGGGACGGCTCGGTGAACCGGGATGTGGATTCAGCCCTTTATGCCCATGCCGTCATAGCCTGTCATACCGGGATGCTGGTCCAATGGCTGGTGAAGGGGGAATCGCTGGATGCACGGGCCTTTGTAAAAACGGTTCGAGATTTTATTTTGAAAGGCCTGACTCAAAAAGGGCCTTAA
- a CDS encoding TRAP transporter substrate-binding protein: MKKLGMVSLICSLAMFFVLAAGSPARSEEKEFRFKYANFFPPVHKMAVLADQWCKEVEKRTNGKVKITYLPGGTLVPANQAYEAAVKGIADISMVTQQYNAGRFPLTEAIYLPLGVKSARQGTRMFNAWYEKFKPKEYDDVKILYFYTTSPGHFATLKPLASINDLKGVKVRCAGDTAKIVTAMGGIPVSIPLADSYEGFQRGVIAGSLLPVESLKGWKFGDLLRGVQINDGIGYTNAMGVVMNKAKWAALPPEFQKALEQVSKEWIEKTALAWDDIDKEGIDFAVSKGAKVFKISKEEVALSGQKMKPILDDYVKSMKKLGLPGEESLKFLQDWLKANPNP; this comes from the coding sequence ATGAAAAAACTTGGAATGGTTAGTTTGATTTGCAGTTTGGCTATGTTTTTTGTTTTGGCTGCCGGTAGTCCGGCCCGTTCTGAAGAAAAGGAATTTCGCTTCAAGTATGCCAACTTTTTCCCGCCGGTCCACAAGATGGCTGTCCTGGCGGATCAGTGGTGCAAGGAAGTGGAAAAGCGCACCAATGGAAAGGTTAAGATCACCTATCTTCCGGGGGGCACCCTGGTCCCGGCCAATCAGGCCTATGAGGCGGCTGTCAAGGGCATAGCGGATATCAGCATGGTTACCCAGCAATATAACGCCGGCCGTTTCCCATTGACGGAGGCCATCTACCTTCCATTGGGGGTGAAGAGCGCCCGTCAGGGCACCCGGATGTTCAACGCCTGGTATGAAAAGTTCAAGCCCAAGGAATACGATGACGTCAAGATCCTTTATTTCTATACCACCAGCCCGGGACATTTTGCGACCCTGAAACCGTTGGCCTCTATCAATGACCTGAAAGGGGTCAAGGTGCGCTGCGCCGGTGACACGGCCAAGATCGTTACGGCCATGGGCGGCATACCCGTTTCCATCCCCCTGGCTGACTCTTATGAAGGGTTTCAGAGGGGCGTCATCGCCGGTTCCCTGCTGCCGGTGGAAAGCCTGAAGGGGTGGAAATTCGGCGACCTGCTCCGGGGGGTGCAGATCAATGACGGTATCGGCTATACCAACGCCATGGGCGTGGTGATGAATAAAGCCAAGTGGGCCGCTTTGCCGCCGGAATTTCAAAAGGCCTTGGAGCAGGTCAGTAAGGAATGGATCGAGAAAACCGCCCTGGCCTGGGACGATATCGACAAGGAGGGCATCGATTTCGCGGTTTCCAAAGGCGCGAAGGTCTTTAAGATCTCCAAAGAAGAGGTCGCCCTGTCAGGTCAGAAGATGAAACCCATCCTGGATGATTATGTGAAAAGCATGAAAAAGCTGGGATTGCCCGGAGAGGAATCCCTGAAATTCCTTCAGGACTGGCTGAAAGCCAATCCTAATCCGTGA
- a CDS encoding molybdopterin-dependent oxidoreductase, whose translation MEQFNIIGKEVPRNDAEAKARGRAQYTDDLKLPGMLYGRILRSPLAHAQIKYIDTSKAKAMLGVKCVLTCEDTPKIKYGNWRLFPETQDEYPLAVDKVRFIGDEVAAVAAIDPDTAQEALEKIIVEYGELPAVFDVDAARGAGAPVIHDYCSNNVSVNRKIQYGDVEKGFAESDYIREDTFTVHAVSHAYLEPCSALAQADQDGRITLWTSTQVPYIVQCLLASALGMRENDIRVIKPFVGGGFGGKMELRTWEFCAALMAKKTGKPVKFTLSREEEFLAGRRRHPMKLHSRVGFKKDGTLMAKDLKIQLDGGAYNAMGPTATFLCGNFGAMLYRYPNYRFHGEHVYTNKPPASAMRGFGAPQSLYATEIQMNSAAEELGIDPVDLRIKNAQVSGDKIPDVATISSCGFIDSIKTVAKMSGWKEKRKNLKPGQGIGIGCYSFISGGVFNWFNTQYPFSAAEVRAFTDGTVHLLTMASDIGQGSDTALKQILAEELGLRMEDIRITSADTAMTPQADLGSWGSRVTLMAGNAVIDAAKKIKAQLFGAVSARFNLNVIYEFECLNNRVQAKGRPDKGLSFGEAVAMVQKANRGEPLVARGSYTPRDKGLVTPAFGFGAQVAQVEVDQETGLVEVKKMWTAHDCGTVINPRAVEGQLAGSIQMGLGYALSEQFVMDGGKTLNNNFLDYKMPNALDMPPSEVVHVDTYEPEGPMGAKECGEGLASPTAPAISDAVYHATGYRCLDLPITPEKILQGLRKEK comes from the coding sequence ATGGAACAATTCAATATTATCGGAAAAGAGGTGCCCAGGAACGATGCCGAGGCCAAAGCCAGAGGCAGGGCCCAATATACGGACGACCTGAAACTGCCGGGGATGCTTTACGGCCGGATACTCCGAAGTCCCCTGGCCCATGCCCAGATCAAATATATCGATACCAGTAAGGCCAAGGCCATGCTGGGGGTCAAGTGCGTACTGACCTGCGAGGATACGCCCAAGATCAAATACGGCAACTGGAGGCTATTTCCGGAAACCCAGGACGAATACCCCCTGGCCGTGGACAAGGTGCGTTTTATCGGGGATGAAGTGGCCGCAGTGGCCGCCATAGACCCGGACACGGCTCAGGAAGCCCTGGAAAAAATTATCGTGGAATACGGAGAATTGCCGGCCGTCTTTGACGTGGACGCAGCCAGAGGAGCGGGGGCCCCGGTCATTCATGACTATTGCTCCAATAATGTCAGCGTCAACCGGAAGATCCAATACGGCGATGTGGAAAAGGGCTTTGCGGAATCGGATTATATCCGGGAGGACACCTTTACGGTCCATGCGGTCAGTCATGCCTATCTGGAGCCCTGCTCGGCCCTGGCTCAGGCTGATCAGGACGGCCGGATTACCCTCTGGACCTCGACCCAGGTTCCTTATATCGTCCAGTGTCTTCTGGCCTCGGCCCTGGGTATGCGGGAAAATGATATCCGGGTGATCAAACCCTTTGTCGGCGGCGGCTTCGGCGGCAAGATGGAACTCAGGACCTGGGAATTCTGTGCCGCCCTGATGGCCAAAAAAACCGGCAAGCCCGTCAAGTTCACCCTCAGCCGGGAAGAAGAATTTCTGGCCGGACGCCGCAGACACCCCATGAAGCTCCATTCCAGGGTCGGCTTCAAGAAAGATGGGACCCTGATGGCCAAAGACCTGAAAATTCAATTAGACGGCGGGGCCTATAATGCCATGGGACCCACGGCCACTTTCCTGTGCGGCAATTTCGGGGCCATGCTCTACCGCTATCCCAACTACCGGTTTCACGGGGAACACGTTTACACCAATAAGCCCCCGGCCAGCGCCATGCGCGGTTTCGGTGCTCCCCAGTCGCTTTACGCCACCGAGATCCAGATGAATAGTGCGGCCGAGGAATTGGGGATCGACCCGGTGGATCTGCGGATCAAAAACGCCCAGGTGAGCGGAGATAAGATCCCGGACGTGGCCACCATTTCCAGTTGCGGCTTTATCGATTCCATCAAGACCGTGGCCAAGATGAGCGGCTGGAAGGAAAAACGGAAAAATCTCAAACCGGGGCAGGGGATCGGTATCGGCTGCTACAGCTTTATTTCCGGAGGGGTCTTTAACTGGTTCAATACCCAATATCCCTTTTCGGCTGCCGAAGTCCGGGCCTTTACCGACGGCACCGTCCACCTGCTGACCATGGCCTCCGACATTGGTCAGGGATCGGATACGGCCCTCAAACAGATCCTGGCCGAAGAGCTGGGACTGCGGATGGAGGACATCCGGATTACCTCGGCCGATACCGCCATGACCCCCCAGGCCGACCTGGGCTCCTGGGGTAGCCGGGTGACCCTGATGGCCGGAAACGCGGTGATCGATGCGGCCAAAAAGATCAAGGCCCAGTTGTTCGGGGCCGTCTCGGCCCGGTTCAATTTAAATGTCATCTATGAATTTGAGTGCCTGAACAACCGGGTCCAGGCCAAGGGCCGGCCGGATAAAGGGTTATCTTTCGGGGAGGCGGTGGCCATGGTGCAGAAGGCCAACCGGGGGGAGCCCCTGGTGGCCAGGGGTTCCTATACCCCCCGGGACAAGGGGCTGGTCACTCCGGCCTTCGGCTTCGGGGCCCAGGTGGCCCAGGTCGAAGTCGATCAGGAGACCGGTCTGGTGGAAGTGAAAAAGATGTGGACGGCCCATGACTGCGGCACGGTGATCAACCCCCGGGCCGTGGAGGGACAGTTGGCCGGATCCATCCAGATGGGTCTGGGCTATGCCCTTTCCGAGCAGTTTGTCATGGACGGGGGCAAGACCCTGAACAACAACTTCCTGGACTATAAGATGCCTAACGCCCTGGATATGCCCCCCAGTGAAGTGGTTCACGTGGACACCTACGAACCGGAAGGCCCCATGGGGGCCAAAGAATGCGGAGAAGGCCTGGCCTCCCCCACCGCTCCGGCCATTTCCGATGCGGTCTATCATGCCACCGGTTACCGGTGTCTGGATTTGCCCATAACGCCGGAGAAGATTTTACAGGGTCTGCGGAAAGAAAAATAG
- a CDS encoding TRAP transporter small permease subunit, with translation MNREEKGTSLPGVAPETQTVPRPPKSGGGLLTGIDWLSESVGKMAGLLIVVLALMVSYDVVMRYFFGRPTVWAQEMSAMLFGTFIILGGAYTAKENKHVNMDIFYNRFSVRGRAILDIITFFMLTVPFLGILLWKGGEGAWRSLVTLEHDSTQWGPPLYPFRIMLPLGALLFLLQAIAKFIRDCQTLSSIGRKG, from the coding sequence ATGAACAGGGAAGAAAAAGGAACCTCCCTGCCTGGTGTCGCGCCGGAGACCCAGACCGTTCCCCGTCCACCAAAGAGCGGGGGCGGCCTGCTGACCGGCATCGATTGGCTCAGCGAGTCGGTGGGGAAAATGGCCGGACTATTGATCGTGGTACTGGCCCTGATGGTGAGTTACGACGTAGTCATGCGTTATTTTTTCGGACGGCCGACCGTCTGGGCACAGGAAATGTCGGCCATGCTGTTCGGCACCTTCATCATCCTGGGCGGAGCCTACACGGCCAAGGAAAATAAACACGTCAACATGGACATCTTTTACAACCGCTTTTCCGTGCGGGGAAGGGCCATATTGGACATTATCACTTTTTTCATGCTGACCGTCCCGTTCCTGGGCATCCTGCTCTGGAAAGGGGGAGAAGGGGCCTGGCGGTCGCTGGTCACCCTGGAGCATGATTCCACGCAATGGGGACCGCCGCTCTATCCCTTCCGGATCATGCTCCCCCTGGGGGCCTTATTGTTCCTCTTACAGGCCATCGCCAAATTCATCCGCGATTGCCAAACCCTTAGTTCTATAGGTAGAAAGGGGTAG
- the dctP gene encoding TRAP transporter substrate-binding protein DctP — translation MTSRKILLALVMVVALATGSYSQAAEEPKVKIRMQTHLIPTQTKRSMGTFAQDVAAASKGTLEVSIFPAGSIVPVKEMMDAVGKGTLDMALYPEGFWYKAIPVSEVGQGLPYSFINFDEVREFMFKKGFINLLREGYAKHNVYIIPYEPFSVGLMTKKPVNKVEDLKGMKLRAMGVMADFLGKLGASTTVVAAGELYTALATGVVDGAHWGDAGPMYEMKFQEVLKNYMEPEPIIGSWNNIMINLDLWKKLKPEQRAALESALQKCGMAGFNSSRALTKTAKEEMAKKWKVQFVNLPEAEQKKMDKVSEGMEMEMAKKDALSAKAINLLKELRKEKGR, via the coding sequence ATGACGTCTAGAAAGATTTTACTGGCCCTGGTAATGGTGGTAGCGCTGGCTACGGGGAGTTACAGCCAGGCCGCTGAAGAACCCAAAGTGAAAATCCGGATGCAGACCCACCTGATCCCTACCCAGACCAAAAGGTCCATGGGCACCTTTGCCCAGGATGTGGCCGCGGCCTCCAAGGGGACCCTGGAGGTCTCCATCTTTCCAGCGGGCTCGATAGTCCCGGTGAAGGAGATGATGGACGCCGTCGGCAAAGGGACCCTGGATATGGCCCTTTATCCGGAAGGCTTCTGGTACAAGGCCATCCCGGTGAGCGAAGTCGGTCAGGGGTTGCCTTATTCCTTCATAAACTTTGACGAAGTCCGGGAATTCATGTTCAAGAAGGGGTTCATAAACCTCCTGCGTGAAGGCTATGCCAAGCACAACGTCTACATCATCCCTTACGAACCCTTTTCGGTGGGCCTGATGACCAAAAAACCGGTCAACAAGGTGGAGGACCTGAAAGGAATGAAACTACGGGCCATGGGGGTCATGGCCGATTTCCTGGGCAAGTTGGGGGCCTCCACGACGGTTGTGGCCGCCGGGGAGTTGTATACCGCACTGGCCACAGGCGTGGTTGACGGCGCCCATTGGGGCGACGCGGGCCCCATGTACGAAATGAAATTTCAGGAAGTCTTGAAAAACTACATGGAACCGGAACCGATCATCGGCTCCTGGAACAACATCATGATCAACCTGGACCTCTGGAAAAAACTGAAACCGGAACAACGGGCTGCCCTGGAATCGGCCTTGCAGAAATGCGGTATGGCCGGCTTTAACAGTTCCCGGGCCCTGACCAAAACCGCCAAAGAGGAAATGGCCAAAAAATGGAAGGTCCAATTCGTCAACCTGCCCGAGGCCGAGCAGAAAAAAATGGATAAGGTGAGCGAGGGCATGGAGATGGAGATGGCCAAGAAGGATGCCCTGTCCGCCAAGGCGATCAACCTGCTTAAGGAATTGCGGAAAGAAAAAGGCCGCTGA
- a CDS encoding AMP-binding protein, which produces MEYRWYKVWPSWVPKTFTVDKPTSEYIREWAALTPERIALTFYGRDITYQELNRTIDAIAWGLVDLGVKKGDRVALHMENCPQFVMAYFGIQRAGAIVVPVNPMFKQAELEHELNDAGAQTLIGLDALYPEVEKVRSRTPLKKVILTSLKDYLPEKPLLPLPPEAGLAGRSFPDTLAFETFIRQSKDEPLCQVTDLKKELAVLQYTGGTTGTPKGAMISHYALASASFVSLHWYHHREDDIFLGVAPFFHVMGQINLMCTPLAAGARVVILARFVPEVVAQAISRYRCTYWVGATTMVIALLNLPNVEDYDFSSFRCLWTGGAPISVELQKKLKALMPNTVIGEGYGLTETMSSGGTCTPLFRYKPGFVGIPGSNNVLQIVDRETGTKELGPNEEGEVIIKAGSMMEGYWNKPEETSQVLKDGWLHTGDIGLMDEEGYLKLLGRSREMIKCSGFSVFPAEVEDLLYKHPAVKEAAVIGVNDPYRGETPKAFIILKEGYAGKITEAEILSWCKDNMSAYKRPRAIEFKQELPKSAAGKILRRMLVEEEKKG; this is translated from the coding sequence ATGGAATACAGATGGTACAAAGTCTGGCCCTCTTGGGTCCCTAAGACCTTTACCGTGGATAAGCCCACGTCCGAATATATACGGGAATGGGCGGCACTGACACCCGAACGGATAGCCCTCACCTTTTATGGCCGGGACATCACCTATCAGGAGCTTAATCGAACCATTGACGCCATAGCCTGGGGGCTGGTCGATCTGGGGGTCAAGAAGGGCGATCGGGTGGCCCTTCATATGGAGAACTGTCCCCAGTTCGTTATGGCCTATTTCGGGATACAAAGGGCCGGCGCCATCGTCGTCCCGGTCAACCCCATGTTCAAGCAGGCCGAACTGGAACACGAACTGAACGACGCCGGGGCCCAGACCCTGATCGGTCTGGACGCCCTTTACCCGGAAGTGGAAAAAGTAAGGTCCCGGACGCCCCTAAAAAAGGTTATCCTTACTTCTCTCAAAGACTATCTTCCGGAAAAGCCCCTGCTGCCTCTGCCGCCGGAAGCCGGCCTGGCCGGCCGGTCTTTTCCCGATACCCTGGCTTTTGAGACTTTCATCAGACAGTCTAAAGATGAACCCCTGTGCCAGGTAACCGATCTGAAAAAAGAGCTGGCGGTTTTACAGTATACCGGAGGCACGACCGGCACCCCCAAAGGGGCCATGATCAGCCATTATGCCCTGGCTTCGGCGAGCTTTGTGTCCCTCCATTGGTACCACCACCGGGAAGACGATATCTTCTTGGGGGTGGCGCCCTTTTTTCATGTCATGGGTCAGATCAACCTGATGTGCACCCCGCTGGCGGCCGGCGCCCGGGTCGTTATTTTAGCCCGCTTCGTCCCGGAGGTGGTGGCCCAGGCCATTTCCCGGTATCGGTGTACCTATTGGGTCGGCGCTACCACCATGGTGATTGCCCTGCTGAACCTGCCCAATGTCGAGGATTATGACTTCAGCTCCTTCCGGTGTCTCTGGACCGGCGGGGCACCCATCTCCGTGGAGCTCCAAAAAAAATTAAAGGCCCTCATGCCTAACACGGTCATCGGTGAAGGCTATGGGCTCACGGAAACCATGTCCTCAGGCGGCACCTGCACCCCCCTGTTCCGCTACAAGCCCGGTTTTGTGGGTATTCCAGGGTCTAATAATGTACTCCAGATCGTTGACCGGGAGACCGGGACAAAGGAGCTGGGACCAAACGAGGAAGGAGAGGTCATTATCAAAGCGGGTTCCATGATGGAGGGCTACTGGAACAAACCGGAGGAGACCAGTCAAGTCCTCAAAGACGGCTGGCTTCATACCGGAGATATAGGGCTTATGGACGAGGAAGGGTACCTGAAATTATTGGGCCGTTCCAGGGAAATGATCAAGTGTTCCGGATTCAGCGTTTTTCCGGCCGAGGTGGAAGACCTCCTATATAAGCACCCGGCGGTGAAAGAAGCCGCCGTGATCGGAGTGAACGACCCTTACCGGGGTGAGACCCCCAAGGCCTTTATCATTTTAAAGGAGGGCTATGCCGGCAAAATCACGGAGGCGGAAATCCTTTCCTGGTGCAAGGACAACATGTCCGCCTACAAGCGGCCCCGGGCCATTGAGTTCAAACAGGAACTTCCTAAAAGTGCCGCCGGAAAGATACTGAGGCGGATGCTGGTGGAGGAAGAAAAAAAGGGGTAA
- a CDS encoding MarR family transcriptional regulator, with the protein MAVVRAAEIFKRAISTIFRNQDLSFPQYNVLRVLDASTDGQSRITEVSRIMLVPGANMTGIAKRLEKNGFILKKSDIKDERVTLLEITAKGKETLKKIEKERDQCLKMMLKGFSPEEKQDLLTNVRRLIQNSQKMI; encoded by the coding sequence ATGGCCGTGGTCCGAGCGGCCGAGATCTTTAAAAGGGCCATATCGACCATTTTCAGGAACCAGGACCTCTCCTTCCCCCAATACAATGTCCTGAGGGTTTTGGATGCCTCAACCGATGGACAAAGCCGGATCACCGAGGTGAGCCGCATCATGCTCGTCCCGGGTGCCAATATGACCGGCATAGCCAAGAGGCTGGAAAAAAACGGCTTTATCCTCAAAAAATCGGACATTAAAGACGAGCGGGTCACTCTGCTCGAAATCACCGCTAAGGGAAAAGAAACCCTGAAAAAGATCGAAAAAGAGCGCGACCAGTGTTTGAAAATGATGTTGAAAGGCTTTTCTCCTGAGGAAAAACAGGATCTCCTGACTAACGTCAGAAGATTGATCCAGAACAGTCAAAAGATGATCTGA
- a CDS encoding TRAP transporter large permease subunit — MDLGLITTLLFAGLLLFLATGASLVMVMGGAAVIFSYLLWGSQGLMQISSNSFGVMQNFILIAIPLFIFMGVVLEQSGLAKALYEMMYRWFGGVRGGLAVGTVIICMIFAAMVGVSGAATVSMGLIALPSMLQRGYNKDISIGCISAGGALGVLIPPSIPFILYGLFSGESIGALFASGIVPGILLGLMFIFYILIRCFFQKDLGPALPKDKRATWKEKFESLRAVVLPLVLIALVLGSIFKGVATPTEAAALGALGAILCAAVSRSLTWSVIKESSYATLRLSSMVVWIIIGGTAFTSLYTAIGAVDFIQGLIATLPVSKYMILIGMQVVLFILGMLLDPGGIIMICTPVFVPVIKTLGFDPVWFGLLFIVNMEMAYLTPPFGFNLFYMKAIVPPHISMGDIIRSVIPFVGIQALCLIIVILIPELATWLPRKLLAGG, encoded by the coding sequence ATGGACCTCGGACTGATCACAACGCTTTTGTTCGCCGGGCTGCTCCTTTTTTTGGCCACCGGCGCGTCCCTGGTAATGGTCATGGGCGGGGCAGCGGTCATCTTTTCCTACCTGCTCTGGGGGTCGCAGGGACTGATGCAGATCTCGTCCAATTCCTTCGGGGTCATGCAGAATTTTATCCTCATCGCTATCCCCCTTTTTATCTTCATGGGCGTAGTCCTCGAACAGTCCGGGTTGGCCAAAGCCCTCTATGAAATGATGTATCGCTGGTTCGGCGGGGTTCGGGGCGGACTGGCTGTGGGGACGGTGATCATCTGTATGATCTTCGCCGCCATGGTCGGGGTCAGCGGGGCGGCCACAGTGAGCATGGGGCTCATCGCCCTGCCTTCCATGCTGCAGCGGGGCTACAACAAAGACATTTCCATCGGCTGCATCAGCGCCGGCGGGGCACTGGGGGTCCTGATCCCGCCCAGTATCCCTTTTATCCTCTACGGCCTCTTTTCCGGGGAATCCATCGGCGCCCTCTTCGCCAGCGGTATTGTCCCGGGGATCCTGCTGGGTCTGATGTTCATCTTCTATATCCTGATCCGCTGTTTTTTTCAGAAAGATCTGGGACCGGCCCTTCCCAAAGATAAAAGGGCCACCTGGAAGGAAAAATTCGAATCCCTGCGGGCCGTGGTTCTGCCCCTGGTCCTCATCGCCCTGGTCCTGGGGTCCATCTTCAAAGGAGTCGCCACTCCCACTGAGGCTGCGGCCCTGGGCGCCCTGGGGGCCATACTCTGCGCCGCCGTATCCCGTAGCCTCACCTGGAGCGTGATCAAGGAATCGAGTTACGCCACTCTGCGGCTCAGCAGTATGGTGGTCTGGATCATTATCGGGGGCACTGCCTTCACCTCCCTCTATACGGCCATCGGGGCCGTGGACTTCATTCAGGGATTGATCGCCACCCTGCCGGTTTCAAAGTATATGATCCTAATCGGCATGCAGGTGGTGCTCTTCATCCTCGGGATGTTGCTGGATCCGGGAGGGATCATCATGATCTGTACGCCGGTCTTCGTCCCGGTAATCAAGACCCTGGGCTTCGATCCTGTCTGGTTCGGCCTGCTGTTTATCGTCAACATGGAAATGGCTTATCTGACCCCACCCTTTGGCTTCAATCTTTTCTATATGAAAGCCATTGTGCCACCTCATATTTCCATGGGGGATATTATCCGCTCGGTCATACCCTTTGTGGGCATCCAGGCCTTGTGTCTGATTATCGTTATCCTGATTCCGGAGCTGGCCACCTGGCTGCCCCGGAAATTGTTAGCCGGGGGGTAG
- a CDS encoding FAD-dependent oxidoreductase: protein MGNDEKTKCDVVIAGAGGAGLMAALALSESDLRVKVYEKMNVAGGSTRFPEGMFGAESTLQKKRNVRVTRDEAFKAIMDYSHWKANASLVRAFVDKSAATIDWLEQMGVEFTEPSSFWPGAPRTWHLFKGRGAAVIKVLLSRAVEKGVAIQYQTAVKQLRRQDDGPVTGVLVEDQEGRQTAVSARAVIIATGGYANDPELIKKYTGLDLRGNLFPLGNFEKYGEGLRMAWAVGAAKEGLGVLNFSSGGPVGPGLKPAGHIVAAVRQPELWINQQGLRFCDEAIVHNSIYCGNAMARQKGGFVFRIFDDQARHYFVEKGVDVGVGMFVPPGTRLTGFDDELKEALAKKNRNIMVAGTIEDLALKMEVTPAVFKKTVEVYNRFCEKGYDEAFAKDRLYLRPVQRPPFYAFKCFGDFCGTNGGIKINEKTEVLDHADQVIPGLYAVGNDAGGLYGDSYDMIAAGAACGFALVSGWLAGENVIGYFLN from the coding sequence ATGGGTAATGACGAAAAAACAAAGTGCGATGTAGTGATAGCCGGGGCCGGGGGGGCCGGTCTCATGGCGGCCCTCGCCCTTTCAGAAAGCGATCTGAGGGTCAAAGTCTATGAGAAGATGAACGTGGCCGGCGGCAGTACCCGGTTCCCTGAAGGCATGTTCGGGGCCGAAAGCACCCTGCAGAAGAAACGGAATGTACGGGTCACCCGGGACGAGGCCTTTAAAGCCATCATGGACTATAGTCATTGGAAGGCCAACGCTTCCCTGGTCAGGGCCTTTGTGGATAAATCGGCCGCTACTATCGACTGGCTTGAACAGATGGGTGTTGAATTCACCGAGCCCTCTTCTTTCTGGCCAGGGGCCCCCAGGACCTGGCACCTTTTCAAAGGACGCGGCGCGGCTGTGATCAAGGTCCTGCTTTCTCGGGCCGTCGAAAAAGGGGTTGCCATACAATACCAGACCGCCGTCAAACAGCTTAGGCGGCAGGACGACGGCCCGGTTACCGGTGTCCTGGTGGAAGATCAGGAAGGCCGGCAGACTGCGGTCTCGGCCAGGGCGGTGATCATTGCCACCGGCGGTTATGCCAATGACCCGGAGCTGATCAAAAAATATACGGGGTTGGACCTCCGGGGCAATCTTTTTCCCCTGGGGAATTTTGAGAAATACGGTGAGGGTCTCCGTATGGCCTGGGCCGTCGGGGCAGCCAAGGAAGGCCTGGGAGTGCTCAATTTTTCCTCCGGCGGTCCGGTCGGACCCGGCCTAAAACCGGCCGGACATATCGTGGCCGCCGTTCGCCAGCCCGAGCTATGGATCAACCAGCAGGGTCTCCGCTTCTGCGACGAGGCCATTGTCCATAATTCGATTTATTGCGGAAATGCCATGGCCCGCCAGAAAGGGGGCTTCGTCTTCAGGATCTTTGATGACCAGGCCCGGCACTATTTTGTGGAAAAAGGGGTCGATGTCGGTGTGGGCATGTTTGTGCCCCCCGGGACCCGGTTAACCGGTTTCGATGATGAATTGAAGGAAGCCCTGGCCAAAAAGAATCGGAACATCATGGTGGCCGGGACCATCGAAGATCTGGCCTTGAAGATGGAGGTCACCCCCGCAGTTTTTAAAAAAACCGTCGAGGTCTACAACCGGTTCTGTGAAAAAGGTTACGACGAGGCCTTTGCTAAGGATCGGTTGTATCTACGGCCGGTTCAAAGACCTCCCTTCTACGCCTTCAAGTGCTTTGGCGATTTTTGCGGGACCAATGGAGGCATTAAGATCAATGAGAAAACCGAGGTCCTCGACCATGCCGACCAGGTCATCCCCGGTCTCTATGCGGTCGGCAACGATGCTGGCGGGCTGTACGGGGATAGTTACGATATGATCGCCGCCGGGGCGGCCTGCGGGTTTGCCCTGGTGTCCGGATGGCTGGCCGGTGAAAATGTCATCGGTTATTTTTTAAATTAA